The Verrucomicrobiia bacterium sequence GTCCGCAAGCCCGCCCTGCGCGGCACGATTTTGGACGCCCAGGGTATTCCCCTGGCTCAATCCTGGATCACCGTCCTGGTCCGGGCGGACCCCGTGCACCTCGGAAGTCACGCGCGCGAGGTGGCGCACCTCGCAGCGCCATTCCTCAAACTGTCCGAGACCGAGGTCATGGAACGGATGCGTCCGGTGCAATTCCCCGTCACCAATTCCATCGTGGTGACCAACGGCCTGCAGGTCATCACCAACCTGCAGGTGCAGCTGAAGACCCGGCGGTCGAACCTGATTGCGACGAACGTCACCCTGGCGGATTGGCACGAGCTGAGCGCCGTGCTGCGGACCAACCGGTTTCCCGGGCAGCTCCAGTTGATTGAGGAACGGGAGCGGTTGCGCGAACGGGTGCGCGCGGAGCGGGCGGGGATCCCCTGGTGGGATCTCGCCGGTTGGTGGCATTCCCGGCGGGGGGCGCTTGCCGCCGAACGGCAGGTCACCCGCCGGCTGCGTGCCCTCCAGCGGGAGCTGCTGCCGTGCCGGCGCAACGGCCTTTTTTCCGAACTGGTGCAGGTGCGGACGTACCCCCACGACCATCTGGCCGCCCATGTGATCGGATTCACCACCAACAACTTTGCCCCGGAAAGTCGTGCGAAAGGGCTCCCCGTGCCGTTGCAGGGCGCCCAAGGACTGGAGCAGCGCTGCGATCGCGAGCTGCGGGAGCGTCCCGGGTTGGTGCGGATGCGGATGCTGCGGGGACGGGAGTACGTGCCGGGACGGATGGAGGACATCGCGGCGCAGGATGGCAGCACGGTGGTGCTGACATTGGACATCCGGATCCAGGAAGCCGTCGAACGGGCTCTCGATCACGCGGTGCAACGCCTGAATCCGTCCTCCATGTGCGCGATCGTCGTCCGCCCCTCGACCGGGGACATCCTCGCGCTTGCCAACCGGCCGACCTTCAATTTGAACGATCGCCGGGTGGAAACACTGGAGGCCTTCAAGAACCGGGCGTTGGTGGATTCGTACGAGCCCGGATCCACCTTCAAGGTCGTCACCTGGTCGGCGGTGCTCAACGAAGGCAAGGCTTCGCTGGAGGACGGGATTGACTGCCACTACGGCCGCTGGGTCGTCCCAAAAATCGGGCGACAGATCCAGGATGACCAGGGCCATCAGCTGGGCGTGGTCTCGGTGCTGAACGCCTTCGCGGAATCCAGCAATGTGGGGGCCGTAAAATTGTCCATGCAATTGCAGCCTGAACGGTTTCTGCAGTATGTCCGCGACTTCGGGTTCCTGGCCCGCACGGACATTGAATGTGCCGAACTCAGCACCAACCGGATCGCGCTGCCGGACGGTGGGGAGCGGGTGCGCATTTCCATCGGCGAGTCCGCGGGGCGGCTTCCCAGCTGGGACGGCCTGACGGCGAGTTCCCTCGCCTTCGGCTACGCCATCCGGGTGACGCCATTGCAGTCGCTCATGGCCGTATCCGCTCTGGCCAACGGCGGCATCCTCATGAAGCCGCGTCTGGTCCAACGGATCGAGGAATCGGATGGGGGGCGCGTGCTGCACTGTCCTCCACGGCAGGTGCGGCGGGTGGTGAGCCCGGAAACGGCGGCGGCAATGGTTCGGGCGATGCGGGCCGCGGTGGAGTCCGGGACCGGCCGGCCGGCGGCGCTGGAAGACTTTGATGTGGCCGGCAAGACGGGCACGGCGAAACTCTCGCTGGGCGGCGCCTACCACAAAGGGGACTATTACGCGTCGTTCGTCGGGTTCCTTCCGGCCGGGAACCCGGAGGTTGCGATCATCGTGACCGCGGAGCGGCCGACAACGGCCGGCAAGGCCTACTACGGCGGCAAGGCCTGCGCCCCGGTCTTCCGCGAGATCGCCCTGGAGGTGGCCAACGTGCTGCAGCTGGCCCCGACGGTGGTGCGCTCCAACACGGTGACCGCGGGATGGAACTCCCCTTCGCTGCACGGCGGCGGCCCCCTGTGATTCCGATGACGAAGTCCCTTCCAATGCGTCCTTCCGCAGCCGGCCCCCGGAGGGACGCC is a genomic window containing:
- a CDS encoding penicillin-binding protein 2; translated protein: MDRSLQYRRLWFLTWGLFAGFAVVAMRLIQVQWLDPRDPDTDEPVVPTVAVRKPALRGTILDAQGIPLAQSWITVLVRADPVHLGSHAREVAHLAAPFLKLSETEVMERMRPVQFPVTNSIVVTNGLQVITNLQVQLKTRRSNLIATNVTLADWHELSAVLRTNRFPGQLQLIEERERLRERVRAERAGIPWWDLAGWWHSRRGALAAERQVTRRLRALQRELLPCRRNGLFSELVQVRTYPHDHLAAHVIGFTTNNFAPESRAKGLPVPLQGAQGLEQRCDRELRERPGLVRMRMLRGREYVPGRMEDIAAQDGSTVVLTLDIRIQEAVERALDHAVQRLNPSSMCAIVVRPSTGDILALANRPTFNLNDRRVETLEAFKNRALVDSYEPGSTFKVVTWSAVLNEGKASLEDGIDCHYGRWVVPKIGRQIQDDQGHQLGVVSVLNAFAESSNVGAVKLSMQLQPERFLQYVRDFGFLARTDIECAELSTNRIALPDGGERVRISIGESAGRLPSWDGLTASSLAFGYAIRVTPLQSLMAVSALANGGILMKPRLVQRIEESDGGRVLHCPPRQVRRVVSPETAAAMVRAMRAAVESGTGRPAALEDFDVAGKTGTAKLSLGGAYHKGDYYASFVGFLPAGNPEVAIIVTAERPTTAGKAYYGGKACAPVFREIALEVANVLQLAPTVVRSNTVTAGWNSPSLHGGGPL